One window of the Lactobacillus sp. PV034 genome contains the following:
- the rpmG gene encoding 50S ribosomal protein L33 — MADHIILECTECGDRSYLSEKNKRKHPERLELKKYCPVERKATLHRETK; from the coding sequence ATGGCAGATCATATTATTCTTGAATGTACCGAATGTGGTGACAGAAGTTACTTATCTGAAAAGAATAAGCGTAAGCACCCAGAACGTTTAGAATTGAAGAAGTATTGCCCAGTTGAAAGAAAGGCAACACTTCACCGCGAAACTAAGTAA
- a CDS encoding 5-formyltetrahydrofolate cyclo-ligase gives MKDKKTFRKEQIESLTQFAKLPAKKAEDQILAKKLLQSQLMSRAQKVAITFSMPLEVDTAPMIKSLWQMGKEVYIPRVLPHRQMEFTLYEPGTKLTKSKFGVFENWNENVKVSSQIDLMVVPGLAFSLNNNERLGFGGGYYDRYLAQHDLETVALVNSKQVVPEALWPVESFDINLKHLILANED, from the coding sequence ATGAAAGATAAAAAAACATTTCGTAAAGAGCAAATTGAAAGCTTAACTCAATTTGCAAAGCTACCGGCTAAAAAAGCTGAAGACCAAATTTTAGCTAAAAAATTATTACAATCCCAGTTAATGAGTAGAGCACAAAAAGTTGCTATTACTTTTTCAATGCCATTAGAAGTAGATACGGCACCAATGATTAAGAGTTTGTGGCAAATGGGTAAAGAAGTATATATTCCGCGAGTTTTGCCCCACCGGCAGATGGAATTTACCTTATACGAACCAGGAACCAAGTTAACTAAGAGTAAATTTGGTGTTTTTGAAAATTGGAACGAAAATGTTAAGGTTTCTTCACAAATTGATTTAATGGTTGTGCCTGGTCTTGCTTTTAGTTTAAATAATAATGAAAGGTTGGGCTTTGGTGGAGGCTATTATGACCGCTATTTAGCCCAGCACGATCTGGAGACTGTGGCTTTAGTTAATAGTAAACAAGTTGTACCAGAAGCCTTGTGGCCAGTGGAGTCTTTTGATATTAATTTAAAACATCTTATCTTAGCTAATGAGGATTGA
- a CDS encoding rhomboid family intramembrane serine protease — METRDNRLPLPYMTIAILTVLVVMYLIETVMGGSTRAAVLMKLGAMNNLAVASHHQFWRLFTAQFLHIGWLHLASNAVMIYYLGQYLEPIIGSWRFLGIYLLSGVGGNLLGFAAGNDYSIAAGASTALFGLLGAVITLYVRNRNVDFMAQLGKMSIALAVINLGLDLFIKDIDILGHIGGLVTGFFLCILIGNKDLQNFKPKMRVIALVILILYTVWSLRSGMVIKY; from the coding sequence ATGGAAACAAGAGATAATCGCTTACCCTTACCTTATATGACTATCGCCATCTTGACTGTTTTGGTTGTAATGTATCTAATTGAAACAGTGATGGGAGGATCAACTCGTGCTGCTGTGTTAATGAAATTAGGGGCAATGAATAACCTAGCAGTAGCTTCACACCATCAATTCTGGCGCTTATTTACGGCACAATTCTTGCATATTGGCTGGCTTCATTTAGCTTCAAATGCTGTGATGATCTATTATCTGGGCCAATATTTGGAACCGATTATTGGATCTTGGCGCTTTTTGGGCATTTACCTCTTATCGGGGGTTGGTGGTAACTTATTAGGTTTCGCTGCTGGCAACGATTATAGTATTGCCGCCGGGGCTTCCACAGCCTTGTTTGGTTTACTGGGAGCAGTAATTACTTTATATGTTCGTAATCGTAATGTTGACTTCATGGCTCAACTAGGTAAAATGTCAATTGCTTTAGCGGTGATTAACCTTGGTTTAGATCTTTTTATCAAAGATATTGATATTTTGGGTCATATCGGAGGTTTAGTGACTGGGTTCTTTCTCTGCATCTTGATTGGTAATAAGGACTTACAAAATTTTAAACCGAAAATGCGGGTAATTGCGCTAGTTATTCTGATTTTATATACAGTTTGGAGTTTGCGTTCAGGAATGGTGATTAAGTACTAA
- a CDS encoding YqgQ family protein, translating to MKTLYDVQQLLERFNILVHVGKRKWDIELMGMELDNLHHRGVITEKEYMQAKLILRHEYEYELKKESGTKA from the coding sequence ATGAAAACTTTATATGATGTCCAACAACTTTTAGAACGCTTTAATATTTTGGTCCATGTTGGCAAACGTAAGTGGGATATCGAGCTCATGGGGATGGAATTGGATAATTTGCATCATCGTGGCGTTATAACGGAAAAAGAGTACATGCAAGCTAAGCTAATCTTGCGCCATGAATATGAATACGAGCTCAAAAAAGAAAGTGGCACAAAAGCGTAG
- a CDS encoding rhodanese-like domain-containing protein — protein sequence MNNIFVIINTVLIIGIVAIALSWLWQKLQAKSVSGRLSQEEFEAGKRKAQIIDVREKKSFKKKHILGARNIPLTMFKYQFSEIRPDLPVYLYSDSQAATLRAAKILKKNGYQKVYWLEDPFEKWQGQTKASKY from the coding sequence ATGAACAATATTTTTGTAATCATTAACACTGTTTTAATTATCGGGATTGTGGCTATTGCACTATCTTGGCTTTGGCAAAAGCTGCAAGCCAAAAGTGTTAGTGGTCGCCTTAGCCAAGAGGAATTCGAAGCTGGCAAACGCAAAGCACAGATAATTGATGTCCGGGAAAAGAAGTCTTTTAAGAAAAAACATATCTTGGGTGCCCGCAATATTCCTTTAACGATGTTTAAATATCAATTCTCAGAAATTAGACCGGATTTACCCGTTTATCTTTATTCTGATTCTCAAGCTGCAACCTTGCGAGCAGCTAAGATCTTAAAGAAAAATGGTTACCAAAAAGTTTATTGGTTAGAAGACCCATTTGAAAAATGGCAGGGCCAAACCAAAGCTTCTAAATATTAG
- a CDS encoding DUF3042 family protein: MAKRFGAGLATGILASVGAIAAGAFTYKKKVLDPEIEQENKIEENRIKANRKSHVSHQA, from the coding sequence ATGGCAAAAAGATTTGGCGCAGGTTTAGCAACTGGTATCTTAGCAAGTGTTGGTGCAATTGCCGCAGGTGCATTTACTTACAAGAAGAAGGTACTTGATCCTGAAATTGAACAAGAAAACAAGATTGAAGAAAATAGAATTAAGGCTAACCGTAAGAGCCACGTTTCTCACCAAGCCTAA
- the miaA gene encoding tRNA (adenosine(37)-N6)-dimethylallyltransferase MiaA: MQKIIVIVGPTAVGKSDFGLKLAQAFDGQIISGDSMQIYQEVAIGTAKPSKADQAQVKHYLVDEKSIFDSYSVKDFVAGANDAIKEITTNHHLPIVVGGTGFYINALINKMQLGEPGEYKDSVASEWEEFLAKWGPQKLWDELNQKDPVAAQKIAVQNSRRTLRALTVISRTGKLFSAQQQHIERRYNALIIGLNSDRQLVYNRINHRVDKMLAAGLLDEAKFVYDHRKQEKQAIQAIGYKELFPYFEGEQGLSDAVAKLKQASRKYAKRQLTYFKHQLPVEWFDPLNDPDYQEKIYKRVNEFLTE, translated from the coding sequence ATGCAAAAAATAATTGTTATTGTCGGGCCCACTGCCGTGGGAAAAAGCGATTTTGGCTTAAAATTAGCCCAAGCATTTGATGGTCAGATTATTTCTGGTGACTCGATGCAGATTTATCAAGAAGTGGCAATTGGAACAGCTAAGCCTTCCAAAGCAGACCAGGCACAAGTTAAGCATTATCTCGTAGATGAAAAATCAATTTTTGACTCCTATTCGGTCAAAGATTTTGTGGCAGGTGCAAATGACGCCATTAAAGAAATTACGACTAATCATCACTTGCCGATTGTGGTTGGAGGGACAGGATTTTATATCAATGCCTTAATTAATAAAATGCAGCTGGGTGAACCTGGAGAATATAAGGATAGTGTTGCAAGTGAGTGGGAAGAATTTTTGGCAAAATGGGGTCCGCAAAAGTTATGGGATGAGTTAAACCAAAAAGATCCCGTTGCTGCCCAAAAAATAGCCGTCCAAAATTCTCGCCGCACCTTACGGGCGCTGACTGTTATTTCGCGTACGGGCAAGTTATTTAGTGCCCAGCAACAGCATATTGAACGACGTTATAACGCTTTAATTATTGGCTTAAATAGTGACCGGCAGCTCGTTTACAACCGGATTAATCACCGGGTAGATAAGATGCTGGCAGCAGGTTTACTTGATGAAGCAAAGTTTGTTTACGACCACCGCAAACAAGAAAAGCAAGCAATTCAAGCAATTGGCTATAAAGAATTATTTCCATATTTTGAAGGAGAGCAGGGTTTAAGTGATGCAGTGGCTAAATTAAAACAGGCTTCACGTAAATATGCAAAAAGACAGTTAACTTATTTTAAAC